A single genomic interval of Acidobacteriota bacterium harbors:
- a CDS encoding NDP-sugar synthase: MKALILAGGKGSELLPLTANTPKPIVPVGNIPFIFYQLERLKKAGIKEVILSLSYQPRHIQELLGDGSDFGLVIHYTVEAVPQGTAGALRTAAPLITGPTLVLNGDILTGVDLSRVIAHHRERRALVTLVEGRSTRPERLGVILKNRTGRVTGFIEKPRDHELQDDWVNMGVYVMEREILDAIPADTYYTLERELFPGLIGQGAKIIAQKTDEYWCHIDNPCCYLQANFDVLSGRVPLPKFFGLFEPKPLSLPASSRMDAKSFVHESCVIKDNVVIENAVIGEKCRIEEGVQIRDSVIMSGSRFKSGAYLRYSAVGRNCVLGEAVTIGKGAFLGDKTTVADFSRI, encoded by the coding sequence ATGAAAGCACTGATCCTGGCGGGCGGCAAAGGCTCGGAACTGCTGCCCCTGACCGCGAACACCCCGAAGCCCATCGTGCCCGTGGGCAACATCCCGTTCATTTTTTACCAGCTGGAGCGGCTGAAGAAGGCCGGCATCAAGGAAGTGATCCTGTCCCTGTCATACCAGCCTCGCCATATTCAGGAGTTGCTAGGCGACGGTTCCGACTTCGGACTGGTCATCCATTACACGGTGGAAGCCGTGCCCCAGGGCACCGCCGGTGCGCTGCGCACAGCCGCCCCGCTGATCACCGGCCCTACGCTGGTGCTGAACGGTGACATCCTGACCGGGGTGGACCTGAGCCGGGTCATCGCGCACCACCGCGAGCGCCGCGCCCTGGTCACGCTGGTAGAGGGCCGGTCAACCCGGCCGGAACGGCTCGGCGTCATCCTCAAGAATCGGACCGGCCGCGTGACCGGCTTCATTGAAAAACCGCGCGACCACGAACTTCAGGACGATTGGGTGAACATGGGGGTCTACGTCATGGAGCGGGAGATCCTGGACGCCATTCCGGCCGACACCTACTACACTCTGGAGCGCGAGCTGTTCCCGGGGCTGATCGGGCAGGGTGCCAAAATAATCGCCCAGAAAACCGACGAGTACTGGTGCCACATCGACAATCCCTGCTGCTATTTGCAGGCCAACTTCGACGTGCTGTCCGGACGCGTGCCGCTGCCCAAATTTTTCGGCCTGTTCGAACCGAAACCGCTCAGCCTGCCGGCGTCGAGCCGGATGGACGCGAAATCCTTTGTTCACGAGTCGTGCGTGATCAAGGACAACGTCGTCATCGAGAACGCCGTGATCGGCGAAAAATGCCGGATCGAGGAAGGGGTGCAGATCCGCGATTCGGTGATCATGAGCGGCAGCCGCTTCAAGAGCGGCGCCTACCTGCGCTACAGCGCAGTGGGGCGCAATTGTGTGCTGGGTGAGGCGGTGACCATCGGCAAGGGAGCGTTTCTGGGCGACAAGACCACCGTGGCCGATTTCAGCCGCATTTGA
- a CDS encoding response regulator yields MQILDSLRRRFTRVHNRYLFLSFLILFIAMFLLAVFIRYQFRDILLTETHERGEEFERNLRATFTPLLVTYNYASIYSYLETMVEQQNILYLAVYDKELTLAACNNYYRENQDAILRIRGTDLKYLRQTAFTEGLIVLPGGRKNYVLDIQAPVFIKPSTVRWGILHAGLSLDNMYAHLHEIHIFILLSFLVALVVTYLGLQQVARMIRRPMDTLLAGARRLATGDLNHHFDLAGANEFGTLAQSFNQMVAEVQLLQNRLEEWNRELEQRVAERTAALQETRQFLENVFNSLAECIITIDRKGILTYANARFFEISGFTRDDLGKPFSRLFLNRGLPKIKAFRTFVRCRRGETIRWEQAMLFNRRELLLELAVSPLHSLTGPPLGLLVIGRDITRQREIEQQLHHARKMEIIGGLAGSIAHDFNNLLGAILPAVELLKQDLHGPEDRRRIEIVEHSAHRAADLIAQLLSVSRQRELPLMPLDLNEIVESVLATLASVLAPDLRLQVRLDNEPVQIQGNRSMLEQFLSEVLLRSQAQQPHGGEILLITDRFQPDDGFLRLHPEVPVGDYVQLRIMDTVTGVEEQYFHQLYDPFFTATGGTADASISDSLVYGAIKKHNGYIFWNAQPDRGTTIQILLPALTPDVPFSANAKGLLEVAPTMPRGHERVLVVDDEDMVREVARDLLAELGYNVDSVSSGQEAVRMIEAAPERFDLIILDMVMPGMDGLETISCLRRIRPDLRVILVSGYDSDEKIRRALQSGYVEFMQKPYKINDLATLVRRILQSEKPPPSNP; encoded by the coding sequence ATGCAGATCCTCGATTCGCTGCGCCGCCGTTTCACCCGCGTTCACAACCGCTACTTGTTCTTGTCCTTCCTGATCCTCTTCATTGCCATGTTCCTGCTGGCCGTGTTCATCCGCTACCAGTTCCGCGACATCCTGCTGACGGAAACCCATGAGCGCGGCGAGGAATTTGAGAGGAATCTCAGGGCCACCTTCACCCCGCTGCTGGTGACCTATAACTACGCTTCCATTTACAGCTATCTGGAAACCATGGTCGAGCAGCAGAACATTCTCTATCTGGCCGTTTACGACAAAGAGCTGACGCTGGCGGCCTGCAACAACTACTATCGCGAGAACCAGGACGCGATCCTCCGAATCCGAGGCACAGACCTGAAGTACCTGCGGCAGACCGCGTTCACCGAGGGCCTGATCGTTCTGCCTGGCGGCCGGAAAAATTACGTGTTGGACATTCAGGCGCCCGTGTTCATCAAGCCTTCGACGGTCCGCTGGGGCATCCTCCACGCCGGCCTGTCGCTGGACAACATGTACGCCCACCTGCACGAGATTCACATCTTCATCCTGTTGTCGTTCCTCGTCGCCCTGGTTGTCACCTACCTCGGGCTGCAGCAGGTGGCCCGGATGATCCGGCGGCCCATGGACACCCTGCTGGCCGGTGCCCGCAGACTGGCCACGGGCGACCTGAACCATCATTTCGATCTGGCGGGCGCCAACGAATTCGGGACGCTGGCCCAGTCCTTCAACCAAATGGTGGCCGAGGTCCAGTTGCTCCAGAATCGCTTGGAAGAATGGAATCGGGAGCTGGAGCAGCGGGTGGCCGAACGCACCGCCGCGCTTCAGGAGACGCGACAGTTCCTGGAGAACGTCTTCAACTCGCTCGCCGAGTGCATCATCACCATTGATCGGAAGGGGATACTCACCTACGCCAACGCCCGCTTTTTTGAGATCTCCGGCTTCACGCGGGACGACCTGGGCAAACCGTTTTCCCGTCTGTTCCTCAATCGCGGCCTGCCCAAGATCAAGGCGTTCCGGACATTCGTCCGCTGCCGCCGCGGCGAAACCATCCGCTGGGAACAGGCGATGCTTTTCAATCGCCGCGAGCTGCTGCTGGAGCTGGCCGTCAGCCCCCTGCACAGCCTCACCGGACCGCCGCTGGGGCTGTTGGTCATCGGCCGCGACATCACCCGGCAACGCGAGATCGAGCAGCAGCTCCACCACGCGCGCAAAATGGAAATTATCGGCGGACTGGCGGGCAGCATCGCTCACGACTTCAACAACCTGCTGGGGGCCATCCTTCCCGCCGTGGAGCTGCTGAAACAGGACCTGCACGGGCCGGAAGACCGCCGGCGGATCGAGATCGTGGAGCACTCGGCGCACCGGGCCGCCGACCTCATCGCCCAGTTGCTGTCTGTCTCCCGGCAACGTGAGTTGCCGCTGATGCCGCTGGACCTGAACGAGATCGTCGAGTCCGTTCTGGCCACTCTCGCTTCAGTGCTGGCCCCCGATCTCCGCCTCCAGGTCCGGCTGGACAACGAGCCGGTCCAGATCCAAGGCAACCGGAGCATGCTGGAGCAGTTCCTGTCCGAGGTGCTGCTCCGGTCGCAGGCGCAACAGCCGCACGGCGGTGAAATCCTCCTGATCACAGACCGCTTCCAGCCCGACGACGGATTTCTCCGGCTGCATCCCGAAGTCCCGGTCGGCGATTACGTGCAGCTTCGCATCATGGACACGGTCACCGGCGTTGAGGAGCAATACTTCCACCAGCTCTATGATCCGTTCTTCACCGCGACCGGCGGCACGGCCGACGCGTCCATCAGCGACTCGCTGGTTTACGGTGCGATCAAAAAACACAACGGCTACATATTCTGGAACGCCCAGCCGGACCGTGGCACCACCATCCAGATCCTGCTTCCCGCACTGACGCCGGACGTGCCGTTCTCCGCGAACGCCAAGGGCCTGCTTGAGGTTGCCCCAACCATGCCGCGCGGACATGAGCGGGTGCTGGTGGTCGATGACGAAGACATGGTCCGAGAAGTCGCGCGGGATTTGTTGGCCGAGCTCGGTTACAATGTGGATTCCGTGTCCTCGGGTCAGGAAGCGGTGCGGATGATCGAGGCCGCCCCGGAGCGTTTTGACCTGATCATTCTGGACATGGTCATGCCCGGAATGGACGGGCTGGAGACCATCAGCTGTCTCCGGCGCATTCGGCCGGACTTGCGGGTGATCCTCGTCAGCGGCTATGACTCCGACGAGAAGATCCGTCGCGCGCTGCAGTCGGGATACGTGGAATTCATGCAAAAACCATACAAGATCAACGATCTGGCCACCCTGGTTCGGCGGATCCTCCAATCCGAAAAGCCGCCGCCGTCTAATCCGTGA
- a CDS encoding S9 family peptidase, with the protein MAHRRHRAIYVVVVAGVMTVGLATWTRVAGFRPITVREIYDNPAFLSRVVEQPAWRADSRELVCRVKDPATGRSVYQAVDPLTGESRLALDPERLIQKLSGLADLAHKAPPEAAVAGVIFSPSGDRALFLYRGDIYETELLSGAIRRWTTTPEAESEVRYSPDGAKISFVRDGNFWILFRETGREVAATTDGSRVAAYGVVDWVYQEEFALGQGYWWSPDSRAVAILRLDQSNVAEYPLVDWLPQHPVITLQKYPKAGGTNPVAALFHYRLDTGELRQLAVGGVPDVYLPRVAWTPDSLHLLVQQLNRRQNRLELVRMLPAAATWQVILTEQDACWVNVHDVLYPLRQRQEFIWGSERDGFRHLYRYDLDGRLIGRLTRGAWMVTELNGLDESQGIVYFTATEHSVRERHLYRVGLEGGPPRRLTTEPGTHDVVISPDATRYLDAYSTDASPPEFRIGRLAWPLSGKAFRRPDPGLLTPYGFSRWEYLILRAPDGAELHARILKPPNFDAARRYPVLVYVYGGPHAQVVTDSWAGAYYLWHQLMAQRGFVVFSLDNRGSAGRGKAWENAIYRRLGEQELHDQLIGVEYLKTLPFVDAQRIGIWGWSYGGYMTCLAMTRASGVFRAGVAVAPVTDWLNYDTIYTERYMDLPQHNPDGYRQSSPVHFAATLSGRFFLVHGTADDNVHLQNTVQLSRRLIEAGKPFQLMLYPLMEHSIRSPESRVHLFEAMTAFWETWLTD; encoded by the coding sequence ATGGCGCACCGTCGACATCGGGCGATTTACGTGGTGGTCGTCGCGGGGGTGATGACCGTCGGTCTGGCGACCTGGACCCGGGTCGCCGGATTCCGGCCCATCACCGTCCGGGAGATCTACGACAATCCAGCCTTTCTGTCCCGCGTGGTTGAACAGCCGGCCTGGCGGGCCGACAGCCGTGAACTAGTCTGCCGGGTCAAAGACCCGGCGACCGGCCGCAGCGTGTATCAAGCGGTGGATCCGCTCACAGGCGAGAGCCGGCTGGCGCTGGACCCGGAGCGGCTGATCCAGAAACTGTCGGGTCTGGCGGACCTCGCCCACAAGGCGCCGCCGGAAGCCGCGGTGGCGGGGGTGATCTTCTCACCCAGTGGAGACCGGGCGCTCTTCCTGTATCGCGGGGACATCTATGAGACCGAGTTGTTGAGCGGCGCGATCCGCCGGTGGACGACCACCCCGGAGGCGGAGTCCGAAGTGCGCTACAGCCCGGACGGCGCGAAGATATCGTTTGTCCGGGACGGCAACTTCTGGATCCTCTTTCGCGAGACGGGTCGGGAAGTGGCCGCGACAACCGACGGCAGTCGCGTGGCGGCTTACGGGGTTGTGGATTGGGTCTACCAGGAGGAGTTTGCGCTTGGGCAAGGCTACTGGTGGTCGCCCGATTCGCGCGCTGTGGCGATCCTGCGTCTCGATCAATCCAACGTGGCGGAGTATCCGCTTGTGGACTGGTTGCCCCAACATCCTGTCATCACGCTCCAGAAGTACCCCAAGGCAGGCGGCACCAATCCCGTGGCGGCGCTCTTCCACTATCGCCTCGACACCGGCGAGCTCCGACAACTGGCGGTGGGGGGCGTGCCGGACGTGTATCTGCCGCGGGTGGCCTGGACGCCTGATTCGTTGCACCTGCTCGTGCAGCAACTCAACCGGCGGCAAAACCGCCTGGAGCTGGTCCGGATGCTACCGGCGGCGGCGACCTGGCAGGTCATCCTGACCGAGCAGGATGCCTGCTGGGTCAATGTGCATGACGTGTTGTACCCGCTCCGCCAGCGGCAAGAGTTCATCTGGGGATCGGAACGCGACGGTTTCCGGCATCTGTACCGGTACGACCTGGATGGCCGCCTGATCGGGCGACTCACCCGGGGGGCCTGGATGGTGACCGAGCTGAACGGTCTGGATGAGTCCCAGGGAATTGTCTATTTCACGGCGACGGAACACAGTGTTCGGGAACGCCATCTCTATCGGGTGGGACTGGAGGGCGGACCGCCGCGACGGTTGACTACGGAGCCGGGCACCCATGACGTCGTGATCTCGCCCGACGCGACCCGCTACCTGGACGCATATTCCACGGATGCATCGCCACCGGAATTCCGCATCGGCCGGCTGGCGTGGCCGCTGTCAGGAAAAGCGTTCCGGCGTCCCGACCCCGGGCTGCTGACGCCGTACGGGTTTTCGCGCTGGGAATATTTGATACTCCGGGCCCCCGACGGCGCCGAGCTCCACGCCCGGATCCTGAAGCCGCCGAATTTCGACGCCGCCCGGCGGTATCCGGTCCTGGTTTATGTTTATGGCGGACCCCATGCCCAGGTGGTGACCGACAGCTGGGCGGGCGCCTACTATCTGTGGCATCAGCTCATGGCCCAACGCGGTTTCGTGGTGTTCAGCCTGGACAACCGGGGCTCCGCCGGGAGAGGCAAGGCGTGGGAGAACGCGATCTATCGGCGGTTGGGTGAGCAGGAACTCCATGACCAGCTCATCGGGGTGGAGTACCTCAAAACGCTGCCGTTTGTGGATGCGCAGCGAATCGGCATCTGGGGTTGGAGCTATGGCGGTTACATGACCTGTCTGGCGATGACCCGGGCATCAGGCGTCTTCCGGGCGGGTGTCGCTGTTGCGCCGGTCACCGACTGGCTCAATTACGACACCATCTACACCGAACGTTATATGGATTTGCCGCAACACAACCCGGACGGCTACCGCCAGTCTTCACCCGTCCACTTCGCCGCGACGCTGTCCGGACGATTTTTCCTCGTGCACGGCACGGCCGATGACAATGTGCATCTGCAGAACACGGTTCAACTCTCCCGACGGCTGATCGAGGCAGGCAAGCCGTTCCAACTCATGCTCTACCCGCTCATGGAGCACAGTATCCGGAGCCCGGAGTCGCGGGTTCACCTGTTCGAGGCCATGACCGCCTTTTGGGAAACCTGGCTCACGGATTAG
- a CDS encoding BlaI/MecI/CopY family transcriptional regulator, which produces MPPRRKKTSRSSDAGFRLPGPREFGILEILWRDGPLSVAEIRARLPDSPPLAYTTVMTMLDQLHRKNLVLRRKSGRAFQYTAGMPPERVRQSLAAAFLADFFDSDPVRLAAALPGPTGPPDLRRAGRPRPPRPAPEDGWSRNTQSPPAPPPVEPDDEDDSYLL; this is translated from the coding sequence ATGCCGCCGCGACGTAAAAAGACGAGTCGGTCATCTGATGCAGGCTTCCGGCTGCCGGGTCCACGGGAGTTCGGCATTCTGGAAATCTTGTGGCGGGACGGTCCGCTCTCTGTCGCCGAGATCCGGGCGCGGCTGCCTGATTCCCCTCCACTGGCCTACACCACGGTGATGACCATGCTGGATCAGCTCCACCGGAAAAACCTGGTGCTACGGCGAAAAAGCGGTCGGGCGTTCCAGTACACCGCCGGCATGCCGCCCGAGCGGGTGCGCCAGTCGCTGGCAGCGGCGTTTTTGGCTGATTTCTTCGACTCCGATCCCGTGCGACTGGCCGCCGCCCTGCCGGGGCCGACCGGACCGCCTGACTTGCGACGCGCCGGCCGGCCTCGTCCGCCGCGACCGGCGCCGGAGGACGGCTGGTCGCGGAACACGCAGTCTCCGCCCGCGCCGCCGCCCGTGGAACCGGACGATGAAGACGACAGCTACCTGTTGTAA